One bacterium genomic region harbors:
- a CDS encoding PorV/PorQ family protein, whose protein sequence is MSRTRTTVVSLVALSLLLVSTASAQNFADAWRTRILGAGAKAMAMGTAYTAFAQDATAAYWNPAALATLRQFEASLMYTAGMRAERNYNYVSAALRVDRVGTFGLSWINAGTTGIPTRATNTPDPTGSLDWSTNAFQLSYGRELASGFALGLSGKYLQEDLADNTGYGVDAGMLFRPYDEIQVGAMVRDLSGKHGKDDAPWEARLGLGVMPWKHLWLSTDLVGAQDQDVTLAIGTAYHVDVSDKTTFYIAAGFNDLLKANDNETTGFSSGFGIGFKNFEVQYAYVTEANQVFEENHRISANFFFKEKNPLKSLMGSLKRKPREAEPAMQPEGPKEFIHRYIFEGNPSLKLSLEILRPEQKDSIKQVWSEAGGVVSFPGVNFAVGSAEITDEFARVLDGAAQLVAEHPEIQLLEVQGHTDNTGTDAINDPLSQARADAVRNYLVSRGVDSSRLVAKGFGSKKAVASNATEQGRYQNRRIDIVRIR, encoded by the coding sequence ATGTCCCGAACAAGAACCACCGTTGTGAGCCTGGTGGCGCTCAGTCTGCTGCTGGTGTCCACCGCGAGCGCGCAGAATTTCGCTGACGCGTGGCGTACACGGATTCTGGGAGCTGGTGCGAAGGCCATGGCGATGGGTACCGCCTACACGGCGTTTGCCCAGGACGCGACGGCTGCCTACTGGAATCCGGCTGCGTTGGCGACGCTGAGACAGTTCGAAGCCTCACTCATGTACACGGCGGGCATGAGGGCCGAACGAAACTACAACTACGTCAGTGCCGCCCTGCGGGTTGACCGCGTCGGGACATTCGGCCTTTCGTGGATCAACGCTGGCACCACGGGGATACCAACCCGTGCGACAAACACACCAGATCCGACAGGTTCACTGGATTGGTCCACCAATGCCTTCCAGCTCAGCTATGGCCGTGAACTCGCGAGCGGCTTCGCTCTCGGCCTCAGTGGCAAGTATCTGCAGGAAGACCTCGCCGACAACACCGGTTACGGCGTGGACGCCGGAATGCTGTTCCGCCCCTATGACGAGATCCAAGTTGGTGCAATGGTGCGCGATCTATCCGGCAAGCACGGAAAGGACGATGCTCCTTGGGAGGCTCGTCTGGGACTCGGCGTCATGCCGTGGAAACATCTGTGGCTATCCACTGATCTCGTTGGGGCGCAAGACCAGGACGTGACGCTTGCTATTGGCACGGCCTACCACGTGGATGTGTCCGACAAGACCACCTTCTACATCGCGGCCGGGTTCAACGACCTGCTCAAGGCGAACGATAATGAGACAACGGGTTTCTCCTCGGGCTTTGGCATAGGCTTCAAGAATTTCGAGGTTCAGTATGCCTATGTGACTGAAGCGAACCAGGTCTTTGAGGAGAACCACCGGATTTCGGCGAACTTCTTCTTCAAGGAGAAGAATCCGCTGAAGAGCCTGATGGGATCGCTGAAGCGCAAGCCGCGCGAAGCCGAACCCGCCATGCAGCCGGAAGGACCGAAGGAGTTCATACACCGTTACATCTTCGAGGGCAACCCGTCCTTGAAGCTGAGTCTGGAGATCCTCCGTCCCGAGCAGAAGGACTCCATCAAGCAGGTGTGGTCCGAGGCGGGCGGCGTGGTAAGCTTCCCCGGTGTGAACTTCGCCGTCGGTTCGGCGGAGATCACCGATGAGTTTGCGCGCGTCCTCGATGGTGCGGCCCAGCTTGTTGCTGAGCATCCGGAAATCCAGCTTCTGGAAGTCCAGGGTCACACCGACAACACCGGCACCGATGCCATCAACGATCCGCTGTCGCAGGCGCGGGCCGATGCGGTGCGCAACTATCTGGTGTCTCGTGGCGTGGATTCGTCCCGTCTGGTGGCCAAGGGCTTCGGCTCGAAGAAAGCCGTCGCCTCCAACGCCACGGAACAGGGCCGATACCAGAACCGCCGCATTGACATCGTGCGCATCCGATAA
- a CDS encoding FG-GAP repeat protein, protein MKRVGIVLLTAVALLVVFTLALAQLEARSAKHLLRVLTGEDVRGYFGSALEGAYAFTGDKPLFAVSSTGEVQGPIRTGQVDFHDGLLAEKPVLTIRGVEEGDLFGWTLSGGGDWNGDGIPDLAVGAPNSTAGGSPPGKVYVYLGGPEFGKSSAAIVTAGEKADGFGEAISLKHDINGDGLADLIVGAPRSHKAGATAGRAYVWYGKKEGSPAKEPDVEVKIGTTNDLFGTCIATGDLNGDGQADVAIGVPHDKLGGDWLGAVFVFHGGTGIDFKAPSQTVRGEGTAFQDQFGRSIAIVADQNGDGAAELAVGAPQVTVDGKQFGKVYLFYGGAKIASQANMTFAGPTEAGRFGQLVYDLGDINGDGKGDWAVHAEAETGGRGTIRLYYGGWEKEFYKFTGESVGDRLGNATISVGDFDANGSADILVGARWNDACGENAGRVYVLGIER, encoded by the coding sequence ATGAAACGCGTTGGCATCGTTCTTCTCACGGCAGTTGCCCTCCTTGTCGTGTTCACGCTGGCTCTGGCGCAGCTTGAGGCGCGCAGCGCCAAGCACCTCCTGCGGGTCTTGACCGGTGAAGATGTACGAGGCTACTTCGGCAGTGCGCTCGAAGGAGCCTATGCCTTCACCGGCGACAAACCACTTTTCGCGGTATCATCCACCGGCGAAGTTCAAGGTCCCATCCGGACCGGGCAGGTGGATTTCCACGATGGACTTCTCGCGGAGAAGCCGGTCCTGACCATCCGTGGCGTTGAAGAAGGCGATCTGTTCGGCTGGACCCTCTCGGGAGGCGGCGACTGGAATGGCGACGGCATTCCCGACCTCGCCGTCGGCGCACCCAACAGTACGGCAGGAGGCAGCCCCCCGGGCAAGGTCTACGTCTATTTGGGTGGCCCGGAATTCGGCAAGTCTTCGGCGGCAATCGTGACCGCTGGGGAAAAGGCCGATGGTTTCGGAGAGGCCATCAGCCTGAAACACGACATTAATGGCGATGGCTTGGCCGACCTGATCGTCGGGGCTCCCCGTTCCCATAAGGCCGGAGCCACCGCCGGTCGCGCCTACGTCTGGTATGGCAAGAAGGAAGGCTCTCCGGCCAAGGAACCGGACGTGGAAGTCAAGATCGGAACCACCAACGATCTGTTCGGAACCTGCATCGCCACCGGCGATCTGAACGGCGATGGACAGGCGGACGTGGCCATCGGGGTTCCCCATGACAAGCTGGGCGGTGACTGGCTGGGGGCCGTGTTCGTCTTCCACGGCGGCACGGGAATTGACTTCAAGGCTCCCTCCCAAACCGTTCGCGGCGAAGGAACGGCCTTTCAGGATCAATTTGGCCGCTCGATAGCCATCGTGGCCGACCAGAACGGCGATGGGGCTGCGGAATTGGCCGTTGGCGCGCCGCAAGTGACCGTGGACGGCAAGCAGTTCGGAAAGGTCTATCTCTTCTATGGGGGCGCGAAAATCGCTTCCCAGGCCAATATGACGTTCGCAGGACCCACGGAAGCCGGACGGTTCGGACAACTTGTCTACGATCTCGGTGACATCAACGGCGACGGCAAGGGAGACTGGGCGGTGCACGCGGAGGCCGAAACCGGAGGTCGAGGCACGATCCGACTATACTATGGCGGCTGGGAGAAGGAATTCTATAAATTTACAGGCGAAAGTGTCGGTGACCGTCTGGGCAATGCCACCATTTCGGTGGGGGATTTCGATGCCAACGGTTCTGCCGATATCCTCGTCGGTGCGCGGTGGAACGATGCCTGCGGTGAGAATGCCGGCCGGGTGTATGTTCTCGGGATTGAGAGATAA
- a CDS encoding nucleotide sugar dehydrogenase → MSISNLISKVENGTLRVGIVGMGYVGLPLAVEFARKNIHVTGIEISSEKVKSLLAGQSYVLDVNTDELARHVREGRLTATTDYSVIRDLDAISICVPTPLNKTGDPDISFIVAARDEILKHAHPGLIIILESTTYPGTTEELIVPAFEAAGLKVGEDVFIAFSPERVDPGNPVYQTHNTPKVVGGHTANCLKVALAVYGKIIEQTVPVSSTRSAELAKLLENTFRSINIGLVNELAIMCHLLNVDVWEVIGAAATKPFGFMPFYPGPGLGGHCIPIDPIYLSWKLKTLKYRARFIELADEVNGHMPEYVVHRVMMALNQQSRSLKGSKALVLGVAYKRDIDDPRESPSLDIIQLLGKHGSSVSYHDPFIASVQVGDITYSSAPLTEKLVAESDVVVICTDHTGVDYDMIVRRAKLVFDARNATKRLSDRPNVVRL, encoded by the coding sequence ATGTCCATCAGCAACTTAATCAGTAAGGTCGAAAACGGAACCTTGCGCGTCGGCATCGTCGGCATGGGATATGTCGGTCTTCCTCTGGCTGTCGAATTTGCCCGCAAGAACATTCACGTGACCGGGATCGAGATCAGCAGCGAAAAAGTGAAGAGCCTGCTGGCCGGCCAATCCTACGTTCTGGATGTGAACACCGATGAACTGGCTCGTCACGTCCGCGAAGGTCGCCTAACCGCTACCACCGATTACTCGGTAATCCGTGATCTCGACGCCATCTCGATTTGTGTTCCGACGCCCCTTAACAAGACCGGCGATCCCGATATCTCCTTCATTGTCGCTGCCCGCGACGAGATTCTGAAGCATGCCCATCCGGGACTTATTATTATCCTCGAGAGCACTACCTACCCCGGAACAACCGAGGAACTCATCGTCCCGGCCTTCGAAGCCGCCGGATTGAAGGTCGGCGAGGACGTTTTCATCGCTTTCTCGCCGGAGCGAGTGGACCCGGGAAATCCCGTTTATCAGACGCACAACACTCCCAAAGTCGTCGGCGGTCACACGGCCAACTGCCTCAAGGTGGCCCTGGCAGTCTATGGCAAGATCATCGAGCAGACCGTGCCGGTCTCCTCGACGCGCTCCGCCGAACTCGCGAAACTACTCGAAAACACGTTTCGTTCCATTAATATCGGTCTGGTCAATGAGCTGGCGATTATGTGCCACCTCTTGAACGTAGACGTTTGGGAGGTGATCGGCGCCGCCGCCACCAAGCCCTTCGGTTTCATGCCGTTCTATCCCGGTCCCGGACTGGGCGGACACTGCATTCCGATTGACCCGATCTATCTCTCGTGGAAGCTCAAGACGCTGAAATACCGGGCGCGTTTCATCGAGCTGGCCGACGAGGTCAACGGGCACATGCCGGAATACGTCGTCCATCGGGTGATGATGGCTCTGAATCAACAATCGCGGTCACTCAAAGGATCGAAGGCATTGGTGCTCGGCGTGGCCTATAAGCGCGACATTGACGATCCCCGCGAGTCTCCCTCGCTTGACATCATCCAGCTCCTTGGCAAACACGGATCGTCCGTTTCGTACCATGATCCGTTCATCGCATCGGTTCAGGTGGGGGATATAACCTACTCGTCTGCCCCGCTCACGGAGAAACTGGTCGCCGAATCGGACGTAGTCGTAATCTGCACCGACCACACCGGTGTGGACTACGACATGATCGTGCGGCGGGCAAAGCTGGTATTCGATGCGCGCAACGCGACCAAGCGGCTCAGCGACCGGCCCAACGTGGTGAGATTGTGA